Part of the Actinomycetota bacterium genome, CCTGGCCCGCTGGATCCAGGACGCCGGCTTCGAGCAGGTCGCCTGGCGCGACCTCACCGGCGGCATCGTCGCCCTCCACCGCGGGGTCGCCCGCTGATGGGACGGCTGGCCGGTGTCGAGACCGTGCTGCTGGACCTGGACGGGACCCTGTACGAGGGCAGCCGGGTCGTTCCCGGGGCGCCCGAGGCCGTGGGGCGGCTGCGGGCGCTGGGGCTGACGCTGCGGTTCTGCACCAACACCGACTCGGTCGCCCCGGCCGCGCTGGCCGAGCGCCTGGCCGGGCGCGGCTTCGAGGTCGGAGAGGACGAGCTGGTCACCCCGGTCCAGGTGGCGGCCCGGCTGCTGGCCGCGGCCCGGGACGCGCGGGTGGTGGCCGTGGCCGCCGACGGGGTACGGGCGCTGCTGGGCGACCTCCTGGCCGGGCCGGGCCAGGCGGCGACCCATGTGCTGGTCGCCGACCCCAGCTACGGGGCGACCTACGGCGACCTGGACGCCGCCTTCCAGGCCGTCCGGGGTGGGGCGGAGCTGCTGGCCACCCAGGTCAACCGCATCGCCGTGCGCGACGACGGCGAGCACCTGGACACCGGCGGCTGGGTCCGGCTGCTGGAGTACGCCACCGGGAAGACGGCCCGGGTGCTGGGCAAGCCGTCGCCGGACTTCTTCACCGCGCCGCTGGACGCGCTCGGCCGCGGGCCCGGCACCGCCCTGGTCGTCGGCGACGACCTGGCCGCCGACATCGGTGGCGGGCGGGCCGTCGGCGCGGCCACGGTGCTGGTCCGCACGGGCAAGGGCGACCGCCCCCAGCCGGGCGCCGGGGCCGAGCCGGACGCGGTCGTCGACAGCGTCGCCGATCTGCCCGGGCTGCTCCAGGGGTGAGGGATCCTGGTTTCTGAAGCGTTTGCCGTGACAGACTGCGCCCCCTACACTCCAGTCGACGTACTTGTGCGTCGATTCACAAAGGGACGTGGCCGCTGGGAGGCGAGGTGAGCGACCCCTACGACGCGCTGGTCATCGGTGGTGGGCCGGGGGGGTCGGCGACCGCGTTCCATCTGGCCAGGGGCGGCGCCCGGGTGCTGCTGTGCGAGAAGCAGCGGTACCCGCGCGACAAGGTGTGCGGGGACGGGCTGACGCCCCGGGCCGTTCGGGCCCTCGACCATATGGGGCTGCGCGACGAGTACCAGAGCTGGTCGCGGAGCGCCGGGCTCAAGGTCCACGGCGGCGGCCACGTGATCGAGCTGCCCTGGCCGGAGCTGGAGGACTTCCCGTCGTTCGGGCTGGCCCGGCCCCGCGGCGACCTCGACCAGCTGCTGGCCCGCACCGCCTCCAAGGCCGGGGCCGACCTGTGGGAGGCCACCGACGTGGTCGAGCCGCTGGTGGAGAACGGCCTGGTCCGGGGGGCGGTGGTGCGCCGCGAGGGCGAGGACCCGGTCGACGTCCGGGCCGAGGTGGTGGTGGCCGCCGACGGCGCCTCCAGCCGCTTCGCCCAGGCCCTCGGCCTGGTCCGGGACGAGCACCGGCCCATCGGGGTGGCCATCCGCCAGTACTACCGGTCCGAACGCGACACCGACCCCTGGATCGACTCCTACCTGGAGCTGTGGAAGGGCGACCACCTGCTGCCCGGCTACGGCTGGGTGTTCCCCCTGGCCGACGGGACCGTCAACGTCGGCTGCGGGCTGCTCAACACCTCCGAGGGCTTCCGCAACACCAACTACAGGGACCTGCTCAAGGGGTGGCTGCCGACGGTCGGGCCCGAGTGGGGGTTCACCCTGGAGGACGCCGTGGCCAAGCCGCGCTCGGCGTCCCTGCCCATGGGGGCCAGCCGCCACCCTCCCCTGTACCGGGGCGTGCTGTTCGTGGGGGACGCAGCCGGGCTGGTCAACCCGTTCAACGGCGAGGGCATCGACTACGCCATGGAGTCGGGCCGGCTGGCCGCCGAGGTCGGCCTTGAGGTGCTGGAGAGCGGCGACCGCACCCGGCTGGCCGCCTACCGGACGGCGCTGGAGCGCGGGTTCGGCTCCTACTTCACCCTCGGCCGGGTGTTCGTCCGGGCCATCGGCCACCCCGCGGTGATGAAGGCCTGCGCCAGGTACGGGCTGCCCCGCCCGACCCTGATGAAGCTGGTCCTGAAGCTGATGGCCAACCTGTACGAGCCGGCCAGGGGCGACGTCACCGACCGGATCGCGCGGGCCCTGGTCCGACTGGCTCCTTCGAGGGGAGGGTCGTGACCGCCCAAGTTTGCGTGCTCTCCCGAGGCGGCCATAGGCTGACCCTGCCGCCGTCGGCCCCACGCTCGAGGTCTGTTGGAGGCTGCCCGTGAACCTCGGTGCCTTCGCTCCCATCCTGGCCATGCTCGTGCTGGCCAGCGCGTTCGCGGTCCTGTCGATCGTCGTGTCGGCGTTCCTGGCCCCCCACCGGCCGACCCGGGCCAAGTACTCGGCCTACGAGTCCGGCATCGAGCCGGGGCTGCTGCCGCGGGGCGAGCGCTACCCGGTCAAGTTCTACCTGACCGCGATGCTGTTCGTGGTCTTCGACGTCGAGGTGATCTTCCTCTACCCGTGGGCGGTCGTGTTCCGCCAGCTCGGCCTCTTCGGACTGGTCCAGATGGGCATCTTCGTCGGACTGATCCTGGTGGCCTACATCTACGACTGGAAGCGCGGCGGATTGGAGTGGGACTGACCATGCAGAGCGGGAGCGGACTGGACAAGCTGCCAGGCGGCATCCTCGTCACGACCGTGGAGAAGCTGGCCAACTGGGCCCGCAAGGGCTCGCTGTGGCCGGCCACCTTCGGGCTGGCCTGCTGCGCCATCGAGATGATGGCCACCGGCGCCGGCCGCTACGACCTGGCCCGGTTCGGCATGGAGGTGTTCCGGGCCTCGCCCCGCCAGGCCGACCTG contains:
- a CDS encoding geranylgeranyl reductase family protein, translating into MSDPYDALVIGGGPGGSATAFHLARGGARVLLCEKQRYPRDKVCGDGLTPRAVRALDHMGLRDEYQSWSRSAGLKVHGGGHVIELPWPELEDFPSFGLARPRGDLDQLLARTASKAGADLWEATDVVEPLVENGLVRGAVVRREGEDPVDVRAEVVVAADGASSRFAQALGLVRDEHRPIGVAIRQYYRSERDTDPWIDSYLELWKGDHLLPGYGWVFPLADGTVNVGCGLLNTSEGFRNTNYRDLLKGWLPTVGPEWGFTLEDAVAKPRSASLPMGASRHPPLYRGVLFVGDAAGLVNPFNGEGIDYAMESGRLAAEVGLEVLESGDRTRLAAYRTALERGFGSYFTLGRVFVRAIGHPAVMKACARYGLPRPTLMKLVLKLMANLYEPARGDVTDRIARALVRLAPSRGGS
- a CDS encoding NADH-quinone oxidoreductase subunit A gives rise to the protein MNLGAFAPILAMLVLASAFAVLSIVVSAFLAPHRPTRAKYSAYESGIEPGLLPRGERYPVKFYLTAMLFVVFDVEVIFLYPWAVVFRQLGLFGLVQMGIFVGLILVAYIYDWKRGGLEWD
- a CDS encoding HAD hydrolase-like protein, translated to MGRLAGVETVLLDLDGTLYEGSRVVPGAPEAVGRLRALGLTLRFCTNTDSVAPAALAERLAGRGFEVGEDELVTPVQVAARLLAAARDARVVAVAADGVRALLGDLLAGPGQAATHVLVADPSYGATYGDLDAAFQAVRGGAELLATQVNRIAVRDDGEHLDTGGWVRLLEYATGKTARVLGKPSPDFFTAPLDALGRGPGTALVVGDDLAADIGGGRAVGAATVLVRTGKGDRPQPGAGAEPDAVVDSVADLPGLLQG